One Candidatus Rhodoblastus alkanivorans DNA window includes the following coding sequences:
- a CDS encoding isopentenyl transferase family protein → MKKVAVFGNTGGGKSTLSIRLSEITGLPLHVLDKIQYRAGGAPVSPEEFKRAHETILAEDRWIIDGYGSPDTLWPRLSMADSLVYVDLPLRVHFWWVTKRFVTGRLNPPEGWPKDSPILKSSLSSYRVLWLCHKHLTPKYREYVKEARYTKNVYHLQSIDQISKFFKSVERAKFEDGA, encoded by the coding sequence ATGAAAAAAGTCGCTGTGTTCGGCAATACAGGAGGTGGCAAATCGACGCTCAGCATCCGGCTTTCGGAAATCACGGGATTGCCTCTTCATGTCCTTGACAAGATTCAGTATCGAGCAGGAGGCGCACCGGTTTCGCCGGAAGAATTCAAGCGCGCCCATGAAACAATTCTGGCAGAAGATCGGTGGATTATCGATGGATACGGCAGCCCAGACACGCTGTGGCCACGCCTGAGCATGGCCGACAGTCTGGTCTATGTTGATCTCCCGCTACGTGTTCATTTTTGGTGGGTGACTAAACGGTTTGTCACTGGTCGGCTCAATCCGCCAGAAGGTTGGCCGAAAGATAGCCCAATTCTTAAAAGCTCGCTCAGCAGCTACCGGGTGCTCTGGCTGTGTCACAAGCATTTGACTCCAAAATATCGCGAGTACGTCAAGGAGGCTCGATACACAAAGAATGTCTATCACCTTCAGTCAATCGATCAGATTTCTAAATTTTTTAAATCGGTTGAGCGGGCTAAATTTGAAGATGGCGCGTAA
- a CDS encoding GNAT family N-acetyltransferase, which translates to MAAVTPPRPLAESDDRREFDCGRESLNNWFRRHAWVNHANDVSRVSVITDAKTGRIVGYVALSAAQIERAYLPKPQQRNRLDPVPAPLLGQLAVDKAYQGRGYAVDLLHCALKTALRVSESVGGMGVITHPLDDSVRGFYAKWGFQELPFDPRRAMIIRMADLRLHFSDKG; encoded by the coding sequence GTGGCGGCGGTCACGCCGCCCCGTCCGCTCGCCGAAAGCGACGACCGCAGGGAATTCGACTGCGGTCGGGAATCCCTCAACAACTGGTTCCGCCGCCATGCGTGGGTAAACCACGCCAACGACGTGTCACGCGTGAGCGTGATCACGGATGCGAAAACGGGCCGCATCGTCGGCTATGTGGCCTTAAGCGCCGCACAAATCGAGCGGGCGTATCTGCCCAAGCCCCAGCAACGCAATCGCCTTGACCCCGTGCCCGCGCCGCTGCTCGGGCAACTCGCGGTCGATAAGGCCTATCAGGGCAGGGGGTATGCGGTTGACCTGCTGCACTGCGCCCTGAAAACCGCGCTACGAGTTTCCGAAAGCGTCGGGGGCATGGGCGTGATTACCCATCCGCTCGATGACAGCGTGAGGGGCTTCTATGCGAAGTGGGGCTTTCAGGAGCTGCCCTTTGACCCACGCCGCGCGATGATAATTCGCATGGCGGATTTGCGCTTGCATTTCAGTGACAAAGGCTGA
- a CDS encoding DUF1778 domain-containing protein, with product MREQPLSSSVLSVRVSSDERALLEEAAAQSHTTLSEFMRRRSIEAAEAEVLNRSVITIPAKDWEAFEAWISRPAEAVPTLAELARRTPSWER from the coding sequence ATGAGAGAACAGCCCTTGAGCAGCTCTGTCCTAAGCGTTCGGGTTTCCTCCGATGAACGCGCCCTTTTGGAAGAAGCGGCAGCGCAGTCGCACACGACCTTGAGCGAATTCATGCGGCGTCGGTCGATCGAGGCGGCGGAAGCCGAGGTTCTGAACCGCTCCGTCATCACCATTCCGGCCAAAGACTGGGAAGCGTTCGAAGCGTGGATTAGCCGCCCTGCCGAGGCGGTTCCGACGCTCGCCGAACTCGCACGCCGCACCCCGTCTTGGGAGCGATAG